A genomic window from Silene latifolia isolate original U9 population chromosome Y, ASM4854445v1, whole genome shotgun sequence includes:
- the LOC141628465 gene encoding uncharacterized protein LOC141628465, producing MEKILSDNGDGYTRQVGWLFVGQMGTLYLHKKGDWLHHNPSSNASCHWKKICKVRDLIKDGFVSNEWSIGNGEYTIKSFYNWIRQPRPEVSWFRSVWHSLVLPKHAFVAWLVSSNALLLKDKLYQLAVAPDDLCCVCHLQRETHNHLFQECSFTQRLVHSVLDGLGSPIGQHDWIQSIARRRWSRLRKAVINAAILACWYVTWMQRNEARLNGRVARPEHLAAHIKSVLRSRVSVCKSNLVSPRDEVWLNRVQLV from the coding sequence ATGGAAAAAATTTTATCAGACAATGGGGATGGGTACACCAGACAAGTTGGCTGGCTGTTTGTGGGTCAGATGGGTACACTATATTTACATAAAAAAGGGGACTGGTTGCATCATAACCCTTCCTCTAATGCCAGTTGCCATTGGAAGAAGATTTGTAAGGTCAGGGATCTCATTAAGGATGGGTTTGTATCTAATGAATGGAGTATTGGTAATGGGGAGTATACTATCAAGAGTTTCTACAACTGGATTAGACAACCTAGACCAGAGGTGTCCTGGTTTAGGTCGGTTTGGCACTCACTAGTCTTGCCTAAGCATGCATTTGTGGCATGGCTGGTGAGTAGTAATGCGCTACTGTTGAAGGACAAGCTGTATCAATTAGCAGTAGCTCCTGATGACCTTTGCTGTGTGTGTCACCTTCAGAGAGAAACTCATAACCACCTTTTTCAGGAATGCAGCTTCACTCAGAGGTTAGTTCATTCTGTTTTGGATGGTTTAGGTTCTCCTATTGGACAGCATGATTGGATTCAGAGCATAGCTCGGAGGAGATGGAGCAGGTTGAGAAAGGCTGTGATTAATGCTGCCATTCTAGCCTGCTGGTATGTGACTTGGATGCAGAGAAATGAGGCACGTCTGAATGGTAGAGTTGCCAGGCCTGAACACTTGGCTGCTCACATCAAGAGTGTCTTAAGAAGTCGTGTTAGTGTTTGTAAATCAAATTTGGTCTCTCCCAGAGATGAAGTTTGGTTGAATAGGGTGCAATTAGTGTAA